A genomic stretch from Psilocybe cubensis strain MGC-MH-2018 chromosome 1, whole genome shotgun sequence includes:
- a CDS encoding Mediator of RNA polymerase II transcription subunit 6 encodes MDINDLHPPDDYSHRFFIWHEWIQAQGPLTTENVLVYFATSMFYDKQSNNQVLRMQTQHSNATPMTAAEEANELKLPRRFVGIEFAVVHAEAPTFFIIQKRERLSPDEGILYTPLQGFGDLMGTSTVRPLAAYFIMNNRIYQSPDIYTVLSNRLLTSLSALQSSLDVLRRHRPDYTPRTGFVWPISVSDSSALDASKKRDIEANPTEGQGETDVEHERRSNTPKRQQNNMLLRHAMATTASHSKLSFVASKFAENIESMSAETPVTTTMRSSATPAPSTQETAQKTSGSQPSDVARVGVVKKKKKRLSHPRPITHYYFTDIS; translated from the exons ATGGATATAAATGACCTCCACCCTCCAGATGACTACAGCCATCGTTTTTTTATATGGCACGAGTGGATACAG GCTCAAGGCCCTCTGACCACAGAGAATGTTCTGGTGTACTTTGCTACGTCTATGTTCTATGACAAACAGAGCAATAATCAGGTTCTGCGCATGCAGACCCAGCATTCCAATGCTACGCCAATGACGGCAGCAGAAGAAGCAAATGAACTCAA GCTGCCCAGGCGGTTTGTCGGTATCGAATTTGCCGTCGTTCATGCAGAGGCTCCCACTTTTTTCATCATTCAAAAGCGTGAACGATTGTCTCCTGATGAAGGTATCCTTTACACCCCTTTGCAAGGATTTGGCGATCTCATGGGAACATCCACAGTGCGGCCCTTGGCAGCTTACTTTATTATGAACAATCGTATCTACCAGTCCCCGGACATCTACACCGTTCTTTCAAACCGTCTG CTTACATCTTTATCTGCTCTCCAATCTTCTCTCGATGTATTGCGTAGACACCGGCCCGACTACACTCCCCGCACAGGTTTTGTTTGGCCTATCAGCGTCTCGGATTCCTCTGCCTTGGACGCAAGTAAGAAACGAGATATCGAAGCAAACCCTACAGAAGGCCAAGGTGAAACCGATGTGGAACATGAAAGACGATCAAACACTCCCAAAAGGCAGCAAAACAACATGCTGTTGAGGCATGCAATGGCCACCACAGCATCACACTCCAAGTTGTCGTTCGTGGCGTCCAAATTTGctgaaaacattgaaagCATGAGCGCTGAAACGCCAGTTACAACTACAATGCGGTCTTCCGCTACACCTGCGCCTTCTACTCAGGAAACAGCACAAAAAACGTCTGGTAGCCAGCCGTCAGACGTTGCCAGAGTAGGGGTGGttaagaaaaagaagaaacgtTTGTCGCACCCAAGACCGATTACACACTATTACTTTACTGACATTTCATGA
- a CDS encoding Protein ecdysoneless-like protein (Protein ecdysoneless homolog), producing the protein MDIFNRPHSIAEDTLHFSIYPPSNLSDKTSASSFAACIIDYVQSLLPGFIWHRDKFEVKVAPNSDGNGWILESKMRVGDCVDDEWLTVWLLKQISSKWDVVISVYDSDGEFLLIEAADTLPSWVKPTNSENRVWIYNSRLHLIPLSHISPPSRKRHRRKLPGSADSDNEDVEKDDDEYLATEDAIKLVRDASIETLAPPAVEKTVWERISGYPDAAKAHLHVAKAYLPVDIAKCLIVNPSLIQRAVETFYTRDSIQLRAAHRMSRFPPNPSVLTSVKMTRTAYAQLVGQKFFPPKIFGHLKEQDGTDEWRWREVGMKIAVGFEMLYQESKGRTASRISSESASSAVEATKEALRRNPEYQKYIENLKSANYFKGEIQGSQLWNSLENKAAATYVEVRRVDDATRQSFASQVDEALQHKNLPDRSNQNEDSDEWLNVDAQQFEEMLEEAHNKTKVKVPSDSSAMEVDGEESAEDRLASQQAKQLKDLASKVEDFIEGEGDVEGALFNDEDLSDDLLSDDPDTSESESELDLDSKFRSAETRSAERQAAMDKLVPGLDASDYGRMPASYHSNSQRVLPDNKPSEEPVSEAKSEDLPKPKTVRPPIIPRDKYDGVDSDDETDQEANDEDDESEEDRPQVVGEIEIDMEQEEEEFLEFSRQALGITEEQWSEIVQDRKNRGVFLPSSAMKTPAPTRKPPMTSEASEKKHTPRVPESGPRPNVNPELDSFEAIMNALDEALAQSRKPSKKSEEKVGNDKGKGKDQASESSAMNLDEDDDFDIDAAMEAELKEALEVNEDSDTEQPADYKMIKNLLESFKSQEGLSGPFSNLAGRLKPDFKLPRDES; encoded by the exons ATGGACATCTTCAATCGTCCGCACTCTATCGCTGAGGATACATTGCATTTTTCTATCTACCCTCCTTCTAATCTATCCGATAAAACTTCGGCTTCCAGCTTTGCGGCATGCATTATTGACTATGTTCAGTCATTGCTTCCTGGTTTTATCTGGCATCGCGATAAATTCGAAGTAAAGGTTGCACCAAACTCAGATGGAAATGGTTGGATTTTGGAGAGCAAAATGCGTGTCGGTGACTGCGTGGACGATGAATGGCTTACGGTATGGTTATTGAAACAGATTAGTTCTAAATGGGACGTAGTAATCAG TGTCTACGACTCCGATGGGGAGTTTCTTTTGattgaagctgctgataCTTTACCTTCGTGGGTAAAACCAACAAACTCTGAGAACAGG GTCTGGATCTACAACTCCCGTTTGCATCTCATACCTCTCTCACACATATCTCCGCCCTCTAGAAAAAGGCATCGTCGCAAATTGCCCGGCTCAGCGGATAGTGATAACGAAGATGTGGAAAaggatgacgacgagtaTCTCGCTACTGAAGATGCTATCAAACTTGTCCGAGACGCGTCTATCGAAACTCTTGCCCCCCCTGCAGTAGAGAAAACTGTTTGGGAAAGAATATCGGG TTATCCAGATGCGGCAAAGGCACATCTCCACGTCGCGAAGGCCTACCTTCCGGTAGACATTGCGAAGTGTTTGATCGTCAATCCATCACTTATTCAACGAGCAGTGGAAACTTTCTATACGCGAGACTCGATACAATTACGT GCAGCTCATCGGATGTCTCGTTTCCCGCCCAATCCGTCCGTTCTTACTTCTGTTAAAATGACTCGGACTGCTTATGCCCAACTCGTGGGACAAAAATTTTTTCCGCCAAAGATCTTTGGACATTTAAAGGAACAAGATGGTACCGACGAATGGCGATGGCGTGAAGTGGGAATGAAAATT GCTGTCGGCTTTGAAATGCTTTATCAAGAAAGTAAGGGACGCACGGCAAGCCGTATATCTTCGGAATCTGCCAGTTCTGCT GTAGAAGCTACCAAGGAAGCTTTGAGGCGCAACCCGGAGTACCAGAAATATATtgaaaatctgaagtctgcAAATTACTTCAAAGGGGAAATACAAGGATCACAATTATGGAACTCATTGGAAAATAAAGCTGCAGCTACGTATGTTGAGGTTCGACGTGTTGA CGACGCTACTCGCCAATCGTTTGCATCTCAGGTAGACGAGGCGCTCCAGCATAAGAATCTGCCGGATAGGTCAAACCAAAACGAAGATTCGGATGAATGGCTCAACGTGGATGCCCAGCAATTTGAGGAGATGCTGGAGGAGGCGCATAACAAAACAAAAGTAAAAGTACCAAGCGACTCGAGCGCTATGGAAGTGGACGGGGAAGAATCAGCCGAGGACCGTCTAGCTTCACAACAAGCAAAACAGCTGAAGGATTTGGCATCCAAAGTTGAAGACTTTATTGAAGGTGAAGGAGACGTCGAAGGAGCCTTATTCAATGA CGAGGACCTTTCAGACGATCTCCTCAGTGACGATCCGGACACTTCTGAATCTGAATCCGAATTGGACTTAGACTCGAAGTTCAGATCCGCAGAAACAAGGTCAGCTGAGAGGCAAGCTGCTATGGACAAACTTGTACCCGGCTTGGATGCATCTGATTATGGAAGAATGCCCGCCAGCTATCACAGCAATTCGCAGCGCGTATTACCTGATAACAAACCTTCCGAAGAACCCGTTTCTGAAGCCAAATCGGAAGATCTACCCAAGCCCAAGACCGTTAGACCTCCAATCATACCAAGAGACAAATACGATGGTGTTGATTCAGATGACGAGACGGATCAGGAGGCAAATGACGAGGATGACGAATCCGAAGAGGACCGCCCACAAGTTGTCGGGGAAATCGAGATAGATAtggagcaagaagaagaagaatttcTTGAATTTTCGCGGCAGGCTCTCGGGATTACTGAAGAGCAATGGTCAGAAATAGTCCAGGATCGCAAAAATAGGGGTG TATTCCTTCCTTCCAGCGCTATGAAAACTCCAGCTCCCACAAGGAAGCCACCAATGACCAGTGAAGCTTCTGAGAAAAAGCATACACCTCGTGTGCCAGAATCAGGCCCAAGACCCAACGTCAATCCTGAATTGGATTCGTTTGAGGCTATCATGAATGCGTTAGACGAAGCTTTGGCGCAGTCACGAAAGCCTTCTAAGAAATCTGAAGAGAAAGTCGGTAATGAtaaaggcaaaggaaaggATCAGGCCAGCGAATCTTCAGCTATGAATctagatgaagacgacgatttTGATATCGACGCTGCCATGGAAGCTGAATTGAAAGAGGCGTTGGAAGTGAACGAAGACTCGGACACTGAGCAGCCTGCAGACTATAAAATGATTAAGAATCTCCTCGAAAGCTTCAAAAGCCAGGAAGGTTTATCTGGACCTTTCAGTAATCTCGCTGGAAGACTAAAGCCAGACTTCAAACTTCCACGAGACGAGTCTTAA
- a CDS encoding H(+)-transporting V1 sector ATPase subunit F translates to MATSFKDRNLIAVIGDEDSITGLLLAGIGHVNEQQKKNFLVVDSKTQIATIESAFQEFTERNDIAILLINQHIAEKIRPSVDKYQQAFPALLEIPSKDHPYDPSKDSILKRVQKLFGE, encoded by the exons ATGGCTACCTCTTTCAAAGACCGCAATCTTATTGCAGTTATTGGGGATGAG GACTCCATTACTGGTCTACTCCTAGCTGGCATTGGCCATGTTAACGagcagcagaagaagaatttcCTTGTTGTTGACAGCA AAACCCAGATTGCCACGATTGAAAGCGCGTTCCAGGAATTCACTGAACGCAatgatattgcaattctacTCATCAACCAACAT ATTGCTGAGAAGATCCGACCCAGTGTAGACAAATATCAGCAAGCTTTCCCGGCTTTGCTTGAGATTCCTTCCAAAGACCACCCATACG ACCCGTCAAAAGATTCTATATTGAAGCGCGTGCAGAAACTTTTTGGGGAGTAA
- a CDS encoding Mitochondrial import inner membrane translocase subunit tim21, translated as MDFGEKSKLLGESLDTRQRSEPKHDTVGPFQLGLSQQALRKGEKIPKWSELSTGGKVLRTTARTSNLGVILLGAGLSVLLVYSLTTELFSKNSPTVLYGDACEKIEKSARLAKYLNGPLTFHNNPPSAVRPRHRNRHVTSRVMVDQYGQEHMIMTFYVQGRPEGEHISSDESYLEAISNWFKDTATALPELSLDDAVEWSKETGQNVWEKSVRAFKYLSGSPLPPPALPALPPTEVRENGKKEEITAWSFAGIFSSLKGKKETGQSNSRPAGRQYTEGEVHADLVKNANGYFVFRYLLVDIPNSRDYNPIRVFIERQDGVRENEPVMRWVSS; from the exons ATGGACTTTGGAGAGAAATCCAAACTCCTTGGCGAGTCTTTGGATACTCGGCAACGTTCAGAACCGAAACATGACACTGTCGGGCCATTCCAGCTAGGACTATCGCAGCAAGCTCTCCGAAAAGGTGAAAAGATTCCCAAGTGGTCAGAGTTAAGCACAGGAGGGAAAG TATTGCGTACAACGGCACGTACGTCAAATCTTGGAGTCATCCTTCTTGGAGCAGGACTTTCTGTTCTCCTTGTTTACTCTTTAACAACCGAACTGTTTTCGAAGAATTCTCCTACCGTATTATATGGGGATGCCTGCGAAAAGATAGAAAAATCTGCCCGC CTTGCAAAATACCTAAACGGCCCCTTGACTTTCCATAACAACCCCCCATCTGCTGTCCGACCGCGGCATCGGAATCGACATGTCACTTCCCGAGTAATGGTTGATCAGTATGGGCAAGAACATATGATCATGACTTTCTATGTTCAAGGTCGTCCGGAAGGAGAACACATATCCTCCGACGAATCTTACCTCGAAGCGATCTCAAATTGGTTCAAGGACACAGCTACTGCTTTGCCAGAACTGTCTTTGGACGACGCTGTCGAGTGGTCAAAAGAGACTGGCCAAAATGTTTGGGAGAAGTCGGTGCGGGCATTCAAATACCTGTCTGGATCACCCCTTCCACCGCCCGCTTTGCCAGCTCTTCCTCCCACAGAAGTTCGAGAAAATGGCAAGAAGGAAGAAATTACAGCTTGGAGTTTCGCAGGAATATTCTCATCACTCAAAGGTAAAAAGGAGACTGGACAGTCCAACTCGAGACCGGCAGGGAGGCAGTATACAGAAGGAGAAGTACATGCTGATCTTGTAAAG AATGCCAATGGCTACTTCGTCTTCCGATACCTTTTGGTTGACATCCCCA ATTCGAGAGACTACAATCCCATACGGGTCTTCATAGAACGTCAGGATGGTGTCCGAGAAAATGAACCTGTAATGCGATGGGTTTCCTCATGA
- a CDS encoding histone H3 encodes MARTKQTARKSTGGKAPRKQLASKSAARKTATNAAGGVKKPHRFRPGTVALREIRRYQKSTELLIRKLPFQRLVREIAQDFKTDLRFQSSAVMALQEAAEAYLVSLFEDTNLAAIHAKRVTIQPKDLALARRLRGERS; translated from the exons ATGGCTCGCACTAAACAAACAGCTCGCAAGTCCACTGGTG GCAAGGCTCCCCGTAAGCAACTTGCTTCCAAGTCGGCTGCTCGCAAGACCGCCACA AACGCGGCAGGTGGTGTCAAGAAGCCCCATCGTTTCAGGCCCGGAACCGTCGCTCTCCGTGAAATCAGACGTTACCAAAAGTCTACCGAGCTCCTCATCCGCAAACTTCCCTTCCAACGACTTGTTCGTGAAATAGCCCAAGATTTCAAG ACTGATCTTCGCTTCCAATCCTCAGCCGTTATGGCTCTTCAGGAGGCTGCCGAGGCTTACCTCGTCTCTCTCTTCGAAGATACTAACTTGGCTGCTATCCACGCTAAACGTGTTACCATTCAACCAAAAGATTTGGCTCTTGCCAGGAGACTGCGTGGAGAGCGCTCATAA
- a CDS encoding hypothetical protein (Uncharacterized protein C18G6.01c), which yields MSFSLARFTRAFRPASVRCLSTHATAQSARRRYLPTLFIAGALVAAGAYTNTVHLDSPPVVVSKDAVEDTVVDPATSIAFPKIMRIPSNTKTPPLTLVGVGVRTVSFLGVKVYSIAFYADLNNPHLKSVSQVPLDIEPEEKVKCIVQNTACVVRIVPTRSTSYTHLRDAFMRALQARLSRGIKEGTITEDTAMGASSPMRVLKGLFPNSPLAKHVPLDIYLPAPDPNRPRALIFRDLGSIENDWVATEFVLNYFDKEGPSPPLKNSVFENLKSFQR from the exons ATGTCCTTTTCATTGGCAAGATTCACTCGCGCATTTCGCCCTGCATCTGTGCGATGTCTCTCTACGCATGCAACAGCCCAGTCGGCACGTAGAAGGTATCTTCCTACGTTATTCATCGCTGGTGCACTTGTAGCTGCTGGTGCCTACACCAATACAGTCCACCTTGACAGCCCACCTGTGGTGGTCTCGAAGGATGCAGTAGAAGATACAGTCG TTGACCCAGCAACGTCAATTGCTTTCCCAAAGATAATGCGAATCCCTTCCAATACAAAAACTCCTCCGTTAACACTGGTAGGAGTTGGTGTCAGGACCGTGTCTTTCCTAGGCGTCAAAGTTTACTCTATTGCGTTCTACGCAGACCTTAATAATCCACATCTTAAA TCTGTCTCCCAGGTGCCATTGGACATTGAACCTGAGGAAAAGGTCAAATGTATTGTTCAGAACACCGCTTGCGTTGTCCGAATCG TGCCAACCCGAAGCACGTCTTACACCCATCTGAGAGATGCATTCATGCGTGCATTACAAGCACGTCTATCTCGAGGAATAAAGGAGGGTACCATCACCGAAGATACTGCTATGGGCGCGTCATCACCTATGAGGGTACTCAAAGGCCTGTTCCCAAACTCACCTCTGGCGAAGCATGTACCTCTGGATATTTATCTTCCTGCACCAGACCCTAACCGACCAAGAGCACTAATCTTCCGAGACCTTGGTTCCATTGAAAATGACTGGGTTGCCACTGAGTTTGTTCTAAACtattttgacaaagaaggCCCCAGTCCTCCC CTGAAAAACTCCGTGTTTGAGAACCTGAAATCGTTCCAAAGATAG